One Solea solea chromosome 5, fSolSol10.1, whole genome shotgun sequence genomic window carries:
- the LOC131459921 gene encoding E3 ubiquitin-protein ligase RNF128-like gives MGKTAQHPLLLLLCLSGLVHCSAAFVFWTAMVDITYYNNTANKTEDKYCECGVFGRNSPVDTVSGIVTLPKDDPKGCSADPVYNFSASPWIALVKRGNCTFTEKINAAVRQGAAGVVVYNVDGSGNSTTHMSHTDADDTVAIMIGNLKGMEIVNLVKNGTQVYLTIEVGSPHGPWMNTYWLYFLSIAFFIVTAASIAYFVFISANRLYNMRMHKRSERKLKSEAKKAIGRLQVRTLKRDDEITNSDAFMCAVCIEAYKAGDVVTVLTCDHIFHKVCIEPWLLDRRTCPMCKCDILKALGVEEDTKDSISTNSPEDVTVITVAGGDNLYEVPLTDPASSDPVRLQHRYDNRAFEGDAEAGRE, from the coding sequence ATGGGTAAGACAGCACAACaccctctgctgcttctgctctgtCTGTCAGGACTTGTTCACTGCTCGGCTGCCTTCGTCTTTTGGACGGCCATGGTGGACATAACCTATTACAACAACACCGCCAACAAGACTGAGGACAAATACTGCGAGTGTGGGGTGTTTGGTCGGAACTCTCCCGTGGACACTGTCTCGGGCATTGTGACTCTCCCCAAAGACGACCCCAAGGGCTGCAGCGCGGATCCCGTGTACAATTTCAGTGCATCGCCCTGGATAGCCCTGGTCAAAAGGGGCAACTGCACCTTCACCGAGAAGATTAATGCCGCCGTACGTCAGGGGGCCGCCGGTGTGGTGGTGTATAACGTGGACGGCAGCGGCAACAGCACCACTCACATGTCACACACGGACGCAGATGATACGGTGGCTATCATGATCGGCAACCTTAAGGGTATGGAGATCGTCAACCTGGTGAAAAACGGGACCCAGGTGTATCTGACAATTGAGGTAGGCAGCCCTCACGGGCCGTGGATGAACACCTACTGGCTCTACTTCCTGTCCATCGCGTTCTTCATCGTGACGGCGGCCTCCATCGCCTACTTTGTGTTCATCTCGGCCAACCGCCTGTACAATATGAGAATGCACAAGCGCTCTGAGAGGAAGCTGAAATCGGAGGCCAAGAAGGCGATCGGGCGCCTGCAGGTGCGCACGCTGAAGAGGGACGACGAGATAACCAACTCTGACGCCTTCATGTGTGCCGTGTGCATCGAAGCCTACAAGGCGGGCGACGTGGTGACGGTGCTCACGTGTGACCACATCTTCCACAAGGTCTGCATCGAGCCCTGGCTGCTGGACAGGAGGACCTGCCCCATGTGCAAGTGTGACATCCTGAAGGCGCTGGGGGTCGAGGAGGACACGAAAGACAGCATTTCCACCAACTCGCCAGAAGATGTCACTGTCATCACAGTGGCAGGAGGAGACAACCTCTACGAAGTGCCACTGACCGACCCAGCGAGCTCTGACCCTGTGAGACTCCAGCATCGCTATGACAACAGGGCCTTCGAGGGAGACGCAGAGGCTGGGAGAGAatga